A genomic window from Osmia bicornis bicornis chromosome 4, iOsmBic2.1, whole genome shotgun sequence includes:
- the LOC114874749 gene encoding uncharacterized protein LOC114874749 has product MEVKHLKIDERLFEKALRRKLSDETVQVLEIKNNPISDKGLNFLSDLFEVSVRYTVTSKKEKTKSERSTDVFIKIEPLNDVPRDLVRQQDLFFTELRVLRDVLPKIKQLMSCQLGPHLWYGSDNPPVLMMEDLKNRGFIMKNRQKGLSFGHCNLAIQQIAKLHAGSVAVFEKDPETIESFRNGGIVSSKCPTSYLRLMEVSLIRIGNEIRNWEDKKCANAADKLIKVAETIGTRCVDAYKYDPDEFCVLNHGDCWINNMMFKENEKGEPTDLLLVDYQMAVYTSPVIDLLYFLNICPEFSVKYDNDDYFLKIYLNTLKETMRSIGCKTKPPTMQQLKDALHKRRIYAVFSGIVLYLRMMANKEDTEDFTVVLKKFSGETKLDVFRNPDAVKLAHKMIPVMNERGYFD; this is encoded by the exons ATGGAAGTGAAGCATTTGAAAATCGACGAACGCTTGTTCGAAAAAGCGCTTCGGAGGAAATTATCAGACGAAACGGTACAGGTACTGGAAATTAAGAACAATCCTATCTCGGATAAAGGATTGAATTTTCTAAGTGATCTGTTTGAAGTTTCTGTACGATACACCGTGACATCGAAGAAGGAGAAAACGAAATCCGAACGTTCGACCgatgtttttattaaaattgaaccCCTAAACGACGTACCGAGAGACCTTGTTCGTCAGCAGGATCTGTTTTTTACCGAATTAAGAGTCCTACGTGATGTTCTACCAAAAATCAAACAATTGATGAGTTGCCAATTGGGACCACATTTGTGGTACGGCAGCGATAATCCTCCGGTTCTTATGATGGAAGATTTAAAAAACAGAGGATTCATTAtgaaaaatcgacaaaaagGGTTGTCCTTTGGACATTGTAATTTAGCTATTCAACAAATTGCGAAATTACATGCTGGGTCTGTTGCAGTTTTTGAAAAG GATCCAGAAACGATTGAATCTTTCAGAAACGGTGGCATAGTTTCATCTAAATGCCCGACAAGCTACTTACGACTGATGGAAGTAAGCCTTATACGAATAGGCAATGAGATACGAAATTGGGAAGACAAAAAATGTGCGAACGCAGcggataaattaattaaagtggCGGAAACTATTGGTACCCGTTGTGTTGACGCGTATAAATACGATCCCGATGAATTTTGTGTATTAAATCATGGAGATTGTTGGATCAACAATATGATGTTTAAGGAAAACGAAAAAGGCGAACCGACTGATCTTCTTTTG GTCGACTATCAAATGGCTGTTTACACTTCTCCAGTCATCGATTTACTATATTTCCTGAACATTTGTCCCGAGTTCAGTGTTAAATACGATAACGATGACtactttttgaaaatttatttaaatactttgAAAGAAACTATGAGAAGCATAGGTTGCAAAACAAAACCACCAACGATGCAGCAATTAAAAGACGCACTACACAAACGAAGAATATACGCAGTTTTCTCTGGAATCGTACTTTATTTACGAATGATGGCGAATAAGGAGGATACTGAAGACTTCACTGTGGTTCTTAAAAAGTTCTCAGGTGAAACTAAACTGGATGTTTTTAGAAACCCTGATGCGGTGAAACTGGCTCATAAAATGATCCCAGTTATGAACGAAAGAGGATATTTTGATTGA